A single window of Mesotoga sp. UBA6090 DNA harbors:
- a CDS encoding uracil-DNA glycosylase has protein sequence MTDYVKRKELLLELNSKISDCNLCPLSSSRTNTVPGEGSIETPVVFVGEGPGADEDASGKPFVGRAGELLTRILESVGLSRQDVFITNIVKCRPPKNRVPTTDEQRACSAYLLSQLAVIKPKVIVALGATALSYFVAQDGIQITKVRGQLFDWIGGVKVFAMFHPSYLLRNASRAPGSPKSLTWEDIQKVRKMYDQLLAGKEINI, from the coding sequence TTGACTGACTACGTAAAGAGAAAGGAGCTTCTTCTGGAGCTCAACTCTAAGATAAGTGATTGCAATCTCTGCCCGCTTAGCTCCTCGAGAACCAACACGGTCCCTGGAGAAGGCTCGATCGAAACACCTGTAGTGTTTGTGGGCGAAGGACCGGGGGCAGACGAAGACGCTTCCGGCAAACCTTTTGTGGGAAGGGCCGGCGAACTGCTTACGAGGATACTGGAATCCGTTGGGCTTTCGAGGCAAGATGTATTTATCACCAATATTGTGAAGTGCAGGCCTCCAAAGAATAGAGTGCCGACGACCGATGAACAGAGGGCATGCTCAGCGTATCTACTCTCTCAGCTGGCAGTAATTAAGCCAAAGGTCATTGTCGCATTGGGCGCGACAGCACTATCATATTTCGTGGCTCAGGACGGAATCCAAATCACCAAAGTGAGAGGACAGCTCTTCGACTGGATCGGAGGAGTAAAGGTCTTTGCAATGTTCCATCCCAGCTATCTTCTTAGGAATGCTTCAAGGGCGCCGGGTTCACCGAAGAGCTTGACCTGGGAAGACATTCAGAAAGTCAGAAAGATGTACGATCAGCTGCTCGCAGGAAAGGAAATCAACATATAG
- a CDS encoding phosphate signaling complex PhoU family protein, whose protein sequence is MISKVGLERIGNLRIEILRMARYVQSIFNKTAVAVLERNEHQARDVIYSDSVIDYHQVELQAMIIGLTGILTPTGKELRLLTLSMNIVSTLERIGDKCVFICERSLSLTKRPPIGYHEKLKTMFELVSIMAKGAIDNLVDPSLSEAVRLCKNDDFVDRIQEEVKVDLVKYCEESPSIISRALDLMMIFSALEEIADLSTELMEAAVYIDTGRYYRCVNDNFQPVDFGTQNGER, encoded by the coding sequence ATGATATCTAAAGTCGGCCTCGAAAGAATCGGCAACTTGAGGATCGAGATCCTCAGAATGGCCAGATATGTGCAGAGCATATTCAACAAGACAGCCGTAGCAGTTCTCGAGAGAAATGAACACCAGGCAAGAGACGTGATCTATTCGGACTCTGTCATAGACTATCATCAGGTGGAGTTGCAGGCGATGATAATTGGGCTTACGGGTATATTGACTCCGACTGGCAAAGAGCTGAGGCTTCTTACCCTCTCGATGAACATTGTGAGCACGCTTGAACGGATAGGCGACAAGTGTGTCTTCATTTGCGAGAGAAGTCTCTCACTGACGAAGAGGCCGCCGATCGGTTATCACGAGAAGCTAAAGACTATGTTTGAATTGGTGTCGATAATGGCGAAGGGCGCGATCGACAATCTAGTCGATCCTTCTCTGTCTGAGGCAGTCAGGCTATGCAAGAACGATGACTTTGTTGACAGGATCCAGGAAGAGGTGAAGGTAGATCTCGTCAAATACTGCGAGGAGTCGCCTTCGATAATCAGCAGAGCGCTTGACCTTATGATGATTTTCAGTGCTCTCGAAGAAATCGCCGATCTATCTACAGAACTGATGGAAGCTGCTGTATATATTGATACTGGTAGATATTATAGATGTGTAAACGATAACTTTCAGCCTGTCGATTTCGGAACCCAGAATGGCGAGAGGTGA
- a CDS encoding NAD-dependent epimerase/dehydratase family protein has translation MAENYLVTGGAGFIGSHVVDHLISAGKIPIVVDNLSSGKIENLDPRALFYEQDITDVEMMERVFMLHKPTALFHLAAQISVSKSVREPEEDAMINIIGSLRLLKIAAKYGIKKVIFSSTGGAIYGDDVKKIPTDEQELPKPLSPYGIAKFSVENYLRFFSNEIGMKYMVLRYANVYGPRQDPYGEAGVVAIFSERMLRGQEVVIFGDGECVRDYVFVSDVAKANLLALEKCENEIVNVGTGTGTSVNELFAKMKNLTGYSKEAVHKESRPGDLKKSILDAEKARSLLDWEASVNLEKGLERTIEYFRNELVSSQ, from the coding sequence ATGGCCGAAAACTATTTGGTTACTGGAGGAGCAGGATTCATCGGATCACACGTTGTAGACCACTTGATTTCAGCTGGAAAGATACCCATCGTTGTGGACAATCTATCGAGTGGAAAGATTGAGAACTTAGATCCTCGAGCGCTCTTCTATGAACAGGACATAACAGACGTCGAAATGATGGAAAGAGTCTTCATGCTCCATAAACCGACCGCTCTCTTCCATCTGGCCGCTCAGATAAGCGTCTCCAAATCGGTTAGAGAACCCGAAGAAGATGCGATGATAAATATTATTGGCTCGCTGAGGCTTCTGAAAATCGCGGCAAAATACGGAATCAAGAAGGTTATCTTTTCATCTACGGGTGGCGCGATCTACGGCGACGACGTCAAGAAGATTCCAACCGACGAACAAGAGCTTCCCAAACCACTTTCTCCGTACGGTATCGCAAAATTCTCAGTTGAAAACTACCTTAGATTCTTCTCCAACGAAATCGGTATGAAGTATATGGTCCTCAGATACGCCAATGTCTACGGCCCGCGACAGGACCCTTACGGAGAGGCAGGCGTTGTCGCGATCTTCTCGGAGAGGATGCTTCGCGGTCAAGAGGTTGTTATCTTCGGGGATGGGGAATGCGTAAGAGACTATGTATTCGTTAGTGACGTCGCTAAGGCGAATCTTCTGGCACTCGAGAAATGCGAAAATGAAATCGTGAACGTTGGAACGGGAACAGGAACGTCGGTAAATGAATTGTTCGCGAAAATGAAGAATCTAACAGGTTATTCTAAAGAAGCGGTTCACAAAGAATCCCGGCCAGGTGATCTGAAGAAATCGATCCTTGATGCAGAAAAAGCAAGATCCTTGCTGGATTGGGAGGCTTCTGTGAACCTGGAAAAGGGGCTTGAGAGAACAATTGAGTATTTCAGAAACGAACTGGTCTCCTCTCAGTGA
- a CDS encoding macro domain-containing protein, whose product MKSFILEEGRVVQLEISDITEQEVDVIVNAANGYLRHGGGVAGALVRAGGKEIQLESDAYVRENGPLEIGEVAVTGAGSLHAKKIIHVFGPQYGELNLEEKLYSSFAHVLKKAAEMEAVTLATPAISTGIFGVPVSICANQFLRAVGDHLSENKSTSLKLIKMCLLDKKAYDEFLLIALDYFSSVE is encoded by the coding sequence ATGAAGAGTTTCATTCTCGAAGAGGGACGAGTCGTTCAGCTTGAGATTTCGGATATTACTGAACAGGAAGTTGACGTCATTGTCAATGCGGCGAACGGTTATTTGAGGCATGGGGGAGGCGTAGCCGGAGCGCTTGTAAGGGCTGGTGGAAAAGAGATACAGCTTGAGAGCGACGCCTATGTTCGCGAGAACGGCCCTCTGGAAATTGGCGAGGTGGCCGTTACAGGAGCCGGCTCTCTTCATGCAAAGAAGATAATCCACGTATTCGGCCCACAATATGGTGAGCTCAATCTCGAAGAAAAGCTCTACTCTTCGTTTGCACACGTACTAAAAAAAGCTGCCGAAATGGAAGCCGTTACGCTCGCCACTCCGGCAATTTCTACAGGGATTTTCGGGGTTCCGGTATCTATTTGCGCAAATCAATTTCTAAGGGCCGTTGGCGATCATCTATCCGAAAATAAATCCACTTCTCTGAAGCTAATTAAGATGTGCCTGCTCGACAAGAAGGCTTACGATGAGTTCCTTTTGATCGCACTCGATTATTTCAGTTCAGTAGAATAA
- a CDS encoding NAD(+)/NADH kinase: MKAAVFYNKTRISSETLDWLSKEIESHGIETSLCEDGISCLPLEAEVILTFGGDGTVLKAIPMAIMNDLPVMSFRVGSVGFLAAFELSMLHTVLDLLLEDRLQSIRRNVMEIKIGNATRYALNDCVVERSSPSRTVSFNINICGQSSYSVVGDGVIFATNTGSTAYAMAAGGALVDPDASCFQVTPICPHNPFVGSVVLAATRKVKLEVRQDKGFPLEAYIDGSLISKIRTGDRIEVGLSEKSVSLLREGSFDFVALLKKKLAFGGRLRDDI, from the coding sequence ATGAAGGCAGCAGTTTTCTACAACAAGACAAGAATTTCTTCCGAGACGTTAGATTGGCTTTCAAAGGAAATCGAATCTCATGGCATAGAGACTTCGCTTTGTGAGGACGGAATCTCGTGTTTGCCGCTAGAGGCCGAGGTTATCCTCACCTTCGGAGGAGACGGAACCGTCCTGAAGGCAATACCGATGGCAATCATGAATGATCTCCCTGTAATGAGTTTCAGGGTGGGAAGTGTGGGCTTTCTGGCTGCCTTTGAGCTTAGCATGCTTCATACGGTGCTCGATCTCTTACTTGAAGACAGACTACAGAGTATCAGGAGAAATGTGATGGAGATCAAGATCGGAAATGCTACTAGATATGCGCTCAACGACTGCGTTGTTGAACGTTCTTCACCGAGCAGAACTGTCTCTTTCAACATCAACATTTGTGGACAGAGCAGTTATTCGGTTGTCGGCGATGGAGTAATCTTCGCGACAAATACCGGTTCAACTGCCTATGCAATGGCAGCGGGTGGAGCCCTTGTCGATCCCGATGCGAGCTGCTTTCAAGTTACACCTATTTGCCCTCACAACCCTTTTGTTGGATCGGTAGTTCTTGCGGCGACAAGAAAAGTCAAATTGGAAGTGAGACAAGACAAAGGCTTCCCTCTTGAAGCCTACATAGATGGTAGTCTCATATCTAAAATCAGGACAGGGGACAGGATCGAAGTCGGCCTTTCAGAGAAGAGCGTTTCTCTTCTGCGTGAAGGGAGCTTCGACTTCGTCGCTCTGCTGAAGAAAAAGCTGGCATTTGGGGGGCGTCTACGAGATGATATCTAA
- a CDS encoding YjgP/YjgQ family permease encodes MKTLLKYIGAQALGAIFVGLAGFIIFVSLELLYYLSDLIIRYKVGIDKLFLLIYYNLPEFIVLGIPVGILLAIFWVLSRMRSDNELIALQTHGISLKRLVIPFLLIGVVFSGFAYLLNDYLVPTASTKASEAMARFVYKQPEVTLKENVFMQDSQGRMIYVRRIDQKTKELKTVSIYEMSRGQVTLTTAESAVISSNKWILSNAKIYQTDASGFLGVEMQFDTAEFEIDDDIERYLASFKSPKEKTSAELREDIQAFKKTGINTSSLEVALQEKYSMSIAPLVIVLLGVPVSLMFNLQSKSWSVILTFLLVVIYQGSGAWLSGMGKENLINPSLAPWIPNIVFSILGVVIYSLIDTKASYRLSEFFTRILKVSAILLILLVPGLLQGSDIRIVGGTIVGTKNGREILLGDGVTVEYVSDTMTATIEASNASILNVDSTPESISFWGNVKMLSDETTILSDRLILDLTNERVESIQVFSRTEIEVPAARGDTSKTGSKVPLYVYGDYVQSTIEASPTMNMSEGYVTTCDQEHPHYRFRVSSAVVVPGKGMSVQNLLMYIGNVPVFYLPAYYFPLDDPDRRPFDVDLSGIADAETRITVRYLELDWLLLQGTWYRNWMSTEDAFTAKSVLYTPLGDIELFGQFGQQKETSYGAYVLLKPVFELLRIQGGALYLTGPSLKELQTPFSGINLGESIVKNKVTQLDPFAVKESLNATEMQLAYVQLLSPEDWELELDVIGAFARYDDKNLWMVNLQNLTVPSDDSIDAGFFKLSTSEFRVNGLFGQRYINPNILYSLRTKASAVKTEGVLFGADMSVQSLNFTLASNAATITELFMPSNMEDFVLEVNKYLLALGNLKIGGDIKSTFDASTTELNITMPADNKGIGRNYLTFASEDGKLKINSRYALDYNSEHEKNKDRLFWIDPFDILYDGFVSIELKFYFESRYDGSFKVEGKKLRVYKDIELYKGEWGPLSLGVVLEPAYEMAFFYDSDEAWKLTKNEIPVTLKNELTFRPFDWYYIGIQYNPVLTYDFINQEWRLDHPGKLLTGIETEILKADYILELDYEELVASPTEMNWLGKGLLKTEGEVEFWGMKFGQKTETIFMPVTSKASETSYTLTFDSEVFSHQTESKVYWQSGDKFDDFVNKERLTLEIANETKLEFTLDWTFDASPNVAEDERMLKDLVFGSSIKIKDFASLGVKFRYPYLSGSRKIYDRLKFEVNDLSVGVVSWRAASLDFTTDFTKFDSKYKYPEKYFTKSESQARFLIWQSTRLTISTLSVGEYFVATSTASETGYSAYSFGISNVKLDNKTVLGGRTAKFEEFGLSMELRMAEDYYFTMHVNELFFPMGSLSDTPGVLNRLSLGIDGSGRRSFVEIGTYAGDISQWDESTSKISPMYFDLHCMALEVVLRLNFGSEVNTIQDTVETIALKYYIKELKDRYFVIGLYKGAPFFRFRF; translated from the coding sequence TTGAAGACTCTTTTGAAGTACATAGGAGCTCAGGCATTAGGTGCGATTTTTGTGGGTCTTGCAGGGTTTATAATTTTTGTTAGTCTGGAGTTGCTTTACTACCTCTCGGATTTGATTATCAGGTATAAGGTCGGAATCGACAAGCTCTTCCTCTTAATCTACTACAACCTTCCTGAGTTCATAGTTCTTGGAATTCCCGTTGGAATTCTGCTCGCAATTTTCTGGGTGCTCTCGAGAATGCGTTCCGATAACGAACTGATTGCTCTTCAGACGCACGGGATCTCTCTTAAGCGACTGGTAATACCCTTCTTGCTGATAGGAGTGGTTTTCAGCGGATTCGCTTACCTGTTGAACGACTATCTTGTTCCCACGGCCTCCACTAAGGCTAGCGAAGCGATGGCAAGGTTTGTTTATAAACAGCCCGAAGTAACCCTCAAGGAAAACGTCTTCATGCAAGACAGCCAGGGAAGAATGATCTACGTTAGAAGAATAGATCAGAAAACAAAGGAACTAAAAACCGTCTCGATTTATGAAATGTCGAGAGGCCAGGTAACGTTGACCACGGCAGAAAGTGCAGTTATCTCATCAAACAAGTGGATACTCAGCAACGCGAAGATCTACCAGACGGATGCTTCCGGATTTCTCGGTGTGGAGATGCAGTTCGATACGGCAGAGTTTGAGATTGACGATGATATCGAGCGCTATCTTGCAAGTTTCAAGTCACCTAAGGAGAAGACTAGCGCCGAGTTGAGAGAAGACATACAGGCCTTCAAGAAGACAGGTATAAATACTTCATCTCTTGAAGTTGCTCTTCAAGAAAAGTATTCGATGTCGATAGCTCCGCTTGTCATAGTTCTTCTTGGAGTACCTGTTTCGCTGATGTTCAATCTTCAGTCGAAATCCTGGTCCGTGATACTGACTTTTCTTCTAGTAGTCATATATCAGGGTTCTGGAGCCTGGCTCAGCGGCATGGGAAAGGAAAACCTAATCAACCCTTCTCTGGCGCCCTGGATACCAAACATCGTCTTCTCTATCCTTGGCGTAGTGATTTACTCGCTTATAGATACAAAGGCAAGCTACAGACTGTCGGAGTTTTTCACTAGAATACTCAAAGTATCGGCAATTTTATTGATACTGCTGGTTCCCGGTCTGCTTCAGGGGTCGGATATAAGGATCGTTGGAGGTACAATCGTAGGAACGAAGAACGGAAGGGAAATACTTCTTGGTGACGGTGTTACTGTCGAATATGTCAGCGACACAATGACCGCCACGATTGAAGCTTCCAATGCCTCAATTCTTAACGTCGATTCGACTCCCGAATCGATCTCCTTCTGGGGAAACGTGAAGATGTTGAGCGACGAGACCACTATTCTTTCGGATAGACTGATTCTAGATCTTACCAATGAACGAGTCGAAAGTATACAGGTTTTTTCGCGAACGGAAATTGAAGTCCCTGCGGCAAGAGGCGACACATCGAAGACTGGCTCCAAGGTTCCACTCTATGTCTACGGAGACTATGTACAGTCTACGATAGAAGCATCGCCGACAATGAACATGAGCGAGGGGTATGTAACGACTTGCGACCAGGAACATCCGCATTATCGCTTCAGAGTCTCATCGGCCGTTGTGGTGCCGGGAAAGGGCATGTCCGTTCAGAACTTGTTGATGTATATCGGCAACGTCCCGGTTTTCTATCTGCCGGCCTATTACTTCCCATTAGATGATCCCGATAGAAGACCGTTTGATGTTGACCTGAGCGGTATAGCCGATGCCGAGACAAGGATCACGGTTAGGTATCTCGAACTCGACTGGCTGCTACTTCAGGGGACTTGGTACAGAAACTGGATGTCAACCGAAGACGCCTTTACCGCAAAGTCTGTTCTCTACACTCCTTTGGGAGATATAGAGTTGTTTGGGCAGTTCGGACAGCAGAAGGAAACGAGCTACGGCGCATATGTGCTGCTCAAGCCTGTTTTTGAATTGCTAAGAATTCAGGGCGGTGCACTATATCTGACCGGCCCCTCGCTGAAAGAGCTCCAGACTCCCTTCAGTGGAATAAACCTTGGGGAGAGTATTGTGAAGAACAAGGTTACTCAGCTTGACCCATTCGCCGTGAAGGAGTCATTAAATGCCACCGAGATGCAGCTTGCGTACGTTCAGCTTCTCTCTCCTGAGGATTGGGAACTGGAGCTCGATGTAATCGGCGCATTCGCCAGGTACGATGACAAGAACCTGTGGATGGTCAACCTGCAGAACCTGACTGTACCGTCTGATGATAGTATCGATGCAGGCTTCTTCAAGTTGAGCACATCGGAGTTCAGGGTCAACGGACTCTTCGGTCAGAGATATATAAATCCGAATATTCTCTACTCGTTGAGGACCAAAGCCTCTGCCGTCAAGACGGAAGGTGTCTTGTTCGGCGCCGATATGTCGGTTCAGTCGTTGAACTTCACTTTGGCTTCAAATGCGGCAACTATCACGGAGCTTTTCATGCCTTCAAATATGGAGGACTTCGTGCTCGAGGTCAACAAATACCTTCTTGCTCTCGGTAATCTGAAGATAGGCGGAGATATCAAGAGCACATTCGACGCATCGACGACTGAGCTAAACATAACGATGCCTGCCGATAACAAAGGTATAGGCCGCAACTATCTTACTTTTGCCTCGGAAGACGGCAAACTGAAAATCAACAGCAGATACGCGCTGGACTACAACTCTGAACACGAGAAGAATAAAGATAGGTTGTTCTGGATTGATCCCTTCGACATTCTTTATGATGGATTTGTTTCGATTGAATTGAAGTTCTATTTTGAATCGAGGTACGACGGTTCCTTCAAGGTAGAGGGAAAGAAACTGCGCGTTTACAAGGATATAGAATTGTACAAAGGAGAGTGGGGGCCACTTTCGCTCGGCGTTGTTCTGGAACCCGCCTACGAAATGGCCTTCTTCTATGACTCAGATGAAGCCTGGAAACTCACGAAGAACGAGATTCCCGTAACTCTAAAGAATGAACTGACCTTCAGACCTTTTGACTGGTACTACATCGGAATACAGTACAATCCCGTTCTTACGTACGATTTTATAAACCAAGAATGGCGTCTCGATCATCCCGGAAAGCTTTTGACCGGTATTGAAACTGAAATCCTTAAGGCTGATTATATTCTTGAACTGGATTACGAAGAGCTGGTTGCCAGTCCCACTGAGATGAACTGGCTCGGTAAGGGACTTCTGAAAACAGAAGGAGAGGTAGAGTTCTGGGGAATGAAGTTTGGCCAGAAGACTGAGACAATCTTCATGCCTGTTACTTCCAAAGCATCCGAGACGTCCTACACCCTCACTTTTGATTCAGAGGTTTTCTCTCACCAGACCGAGAGCAAAGTGTACTGGCAGAGCGGGGATAAATTCGACGATTTCGTAAACAAGGAGAGATTGACCCTCGAAATCGCTAACGAAACAAAACTTGAATTCACTCTCGACTGGACGTTCGATGCCTCACCCAATGTTGCTGAAGATGAAAGAATGCTAAAGGATCTGGTCTTTGGTTCCTCTATCAAGATCAAAGATTTCGCCTCGCTTGGAGTGAAGTTCAGATATCCTTATCTTTCAGGCTCAAGAAAGATATACGACAGATTGAAGTTTGAGGTCAATGATCTCTCGGTGGGAGTAGTCTCCTGGAGGGCCGCTTCACTGGACTTCACGACGGATTTCACGAAGTTTGATTCAAAGTACAAGTATCCCGAAAAGTACTTCACTAAGTCAGAGTCTCAGGCTAGATTCCTGATATGGCAGTCGACACGGCTGACGATTTCAACTCTCTCAGTCGGTGAGTACTTTGTCGCGACCTCAACGGCGTCTGAAACCGGGTATTCTGCATACTCCTTTGGCATATCTAACGTCAAACTCGATAATAAAACTGTGCTTGGGGGTAGAACGGCGAAGTTCGAGGAGTTTGGACTCTCTATGGAACTCCGTATGGCTGAGGATTACTACTTCACAATGCACGTTAACGAACTTTTCTTCCCGATGGGCTCGCTCTCTGATACTCCAGGAGTTCTCAACAGGCTCTCTCTTGGAATAGACGGAAGCGGAAGAAGAAGTTTCGTCGAGATTGGGACTTATGCCGGAGATATTTCTCAGTGGGATGAATCAACCTCGAAGATTTCACCGATGTACTTCGATCTGCACTGTATGGCCCTGGAAGTAGTACTGAGACTTAACTTCGGAAGTGAAGTCAACACGATCCAGGATACTGTTGAGACAATTGCTTTGAAATACTATATTAAGGAACTGAAGGATAGGTATTTCGTGATCGGCCTTTATAAAGGCGCTCCGTTCTTCAGATTCAGATTCTGA
- a CDS encoding cytochrome c biogenesis CcdA family protein, producing MNELTSAATGTLGLSPMISPIVTTSVTYGSAFLGGLLSFFSPCILPLIPVFFGVLMGGASNAKARFIRGAFFTLGMSIFFFILGIGATGLGTFIRQNVVMMNIISGSLFILFAFLYLFEIGLKGVNLNVWKFGGSAVSGFVLGAVLGLVWVPCAGPILGSILVLAANQSAIGEGGLMLLVYSLGLSIPFLTLSGLVAKLTSNISFGGESKWRKAVKVAVFVVLLAAGLLTMTGNLNLLQFSTGG from the coding sequence ATGAATGAATTGACTTCTGCGGCAACGGGAACTCTAGGTTTATCACCAATGATCAGTCCAATCGTAACAACCAGTGTCACTTACGGCAGCGCGTTTCTAGGGGGACTGCTTTCTTTCTTCTCTCCTTGTATCCTTCCATTGATTCCGGTCTTCTTCGGAGTGTTGATGGGTGGCGCGAGCAATGCGAAGGCTCGTTTTATAAGGGGAGCGTTTTTCACCCTGGGAATGTCTATTTTCTTCTTCATACTTGGAATCGGAGCAACGGGGCTTGGGACGTTTATCAGGCAGAATGTAGTCATGATGAACATCATTTCTGGAAGTCTCTTCATTCTCTTCGCATTCCTCTATCTCTTTGAAATAGGCCTCAAGGGAGTGAATTTGAACGTTTGGAAGTTTGGTGGTTCGGCTGTAAGCGGTTTTGTCTTGGGGGCAGTACTCGGTCTCGTGTGGGTACCCTGTGCCGGTCCTATACTCGGATCGATTCTCGTTCTGGCAGCCAATCAATCCGCAATTGGCGAGGGCGGTCTTATGTTGTTAGTCTATTCGCTCGGCCTAAGCATACCTTTCCTTACGCTCAGCGGTCTTGTGGCAAAACTGACTTCTAATATCTCATTTGGCGGTGAGAGCAAATGGAGGAAGGCTGTCAAGGTGGCGGTCTTTGTTGTTTTACTTGCGGCGGGACTTCTAACTATGACAGGAAACCTAAACTTACTACAGTTCTCAACTGGAGGTTGA
- a CDS encoding thioredoxin fold domain-containing protein, producing the protein MKKIIFVLILVLPAMAFSYSGMLDDFDTALKLAQIEDKEAIVMFSDTSCVYCVKFVKETLSDETVQDLLRAGFVFSQIYKSNPGTASYMVGEGLKGMTYNDLYAYFQIRGTPTLWFFTTEGALLTYLPGFVPAKDFVPILRFIGEKAYESTTFDVFRSKTSDYIGNAKIVRVTEEEYNYVLENDPIALEYEGQDVDIYTVWLTRDESTAEELLEEGVFRVILLN; encoded by the coding sequence ATGAAAAAGATAATCTTTGTGCTTATCCTGGTTCTACCCGCTATGGCTTTCTCTTATTCCGGAATGCTGGACGATTTCGATACTGCTCTAAAACTTGCTCAGATCGAAGACAAAGAGGCCATAGTCATGTTCTCTGACACCAGCTGTGTCTACTGCGTCAAGTTTGTGAAGGAGACGCTTTCAGACGAAACTGTTCAAGATTTGCTGAGAGCGGGCTTTGTATTTTCTCAAATTTACAAAAGCAATCCCGGAACGGCTTCTTACATGGTTGGAGAGGGATTGAAGGGAATGACATATAATGACCTTTACGCCTACTTCCAGATTAGGGGAACGCCGACACTATGGTTCTTCACGACTGAAGGAGCTCTCCTGACATATTTGCCGGGCTTTGTCCCCGCAAAAGATTTCGTTCCGATACTCCGCTTCATTGGAGAGAAGGCATATGAGTCGACAACTTTCGACGTTTTCCGCAGCAAGACTTCAGATTACATAGGTAATGCAAAGATAGTGCGGGTAACTGAAGAAGAGTACAACTATGTCCTGGAGAACGATCCCATCGCGCTTGAATATGAAGGTCAAGACGTTGACATATATACTGTATGGTTAACAAGGGACGAGTCAACGGCCGAGGAGCTTCTGGAAGAGGGAGTTTTTAGGGTTATTCTACTGAACTGA
- a CDS encoding replication-associated recombination protein A: MSISETNWSPLSERLRPREFDDVVGQEHLTGNKGIIRGAVESGKLFSMILYGPPGTGKTTIGEIIKSKLGNRYHFEFFSASLQGTGDLKKHFEHGERLKRVGQQLVLFVDEIHRLNKSQQDVFLPVTEKGLIILIGATTENPSFEVNPALLSRCRLVILKNLKQEDIANLLRKAMVKDSLLRESCVKVNEDVIDVISQSSGGDARIALNLLDTLVESAAALDRPVLDLEVMNELSVLPSGRYTKKGEEHYDLISAFIKSMRGSDPDAALYYMLRMLEGGEDPKFIARRMVIFSSEDIGLSDPMALVVANAAFEAVNNVGLPECKLNLSEAAIYLSVATKSNRTYSAMSKAQESVKKTPNLEVPLKLRNAVTKVMKEMGYSKGYNYPHSSGGFSREFYLPESIKEEVFYVPGESGKEKLVLQRLRSLWKGMKNYPEEK, from the coding sequence TTGAGTATTTCAGAAACGAACTGGTCTCCTCTCAGTGAGAGGCTTAGGCCAAGAGAGTTTGATGACGTTGTAGGTCAGGAGCACTTAACTGGAAACAAGGGGATTATTCGCGGAGCAGTTGAGAGTGGCAAGCTGTTTTCTATGATTCTATATGGTCCTCCTGGAACAGGAAAGACGACGATAGGCGAAATCATCAAATCGAAGCTTGGAAACCGATACCATTTTGAATTCTTCAGTGCCAGTCTTCAAGGAACGGGCGATTTGAAGAAGCATTTCGAACATGGAGAGAGACTGAAGAGGGTCGGCCAACAACTCGTGCTTTTCGTCGACGAAATTCATCGGCTGAACAAAAGTCAGCAGGATGTCTTCCTTCCAGTGACCGAGAAGGGTCTTATAATCCTTATCGGCGCCACAACGGAGAATCCCAGTTTCGAGGTCAATCCCGCTCTTCTCTCGCGCTGCAGACTTGTTATTTTGAAAAATCTAAAGCAAGAGGATATTGCCAATCTTCTCAGAAAGGCAATGGTGAAGGACAGTCTTCTGAGAGAGTCATGTGTAAAGGTCAACGAAGACGTGATCGATGTGATTTCTCAGAGCAGCGGAGGCGACGCCAGAATAGCACTGAACCTACTAGATACTCTCGTAGAAAGCGCCGCGGCACTAGACAGACCCGTCCTTGATTTGGAAGTCATGAATGAACTCTCTGTACTCCCATCGGGAAGGTACACGAAGAAGGGAGAGGAACATTATGACTTGATCTCTGCATTCATAAAGAGCATGAGAGGGAGCGATCCCGATGCGGCTCTTTATTACATGTTAAGAATGCTTGAGGGCGGAGAGGATCCAAAATTCATAGCAAGGAGGATGGTCATCTTCTCTTCTGAGGATATCGGCCTGTCAGATCCGATGGCGCTGGTTGTTGCCAATGCTGCCTTTGAAGCCGTGAACAATGTTGGCTTGCCGGAGTGCAAACTTAATCTTTCAGAGGCCGCGATCTATCTTTCGGTGGCCACAAAAAGCAACAGAACCTACAGCGCAATGTCAAAGGCACAGGAAAGCGTAAAGAAGACTCCCAACCTGGAAGTTCCGTTGAAATTGCGCAATGCCGTAACGAAAGTGATGAAGGAAATGGGATACAGCAAAGGCTACAACTATCCTCACAGCTCGGGAGGCTTTTCAAGGGAGTTCTACCTGCCCGAATCAATAAAGGAGGAAGTCTTTTATGTTCCAGGAGAAAGCGGCAAAGAGAAACTCGTTCTTCAAAGACTTAGATCGTTATGGAAGGGCATGAAGAATTACCCGGAGGAAAAATGA